From the Candoia aspera isolate rCanAsp1 chromosome 3, rCanAsp1.hap2, whole genome shotgun sequence genome, the window CAGATTATGTTATAATGAACTTGGTATATGCCCACTACATTTCTTTGAAGTTCTTTTAACTACATGTGTGTGTACTTGTGTGTCAATATCTATTTATGTTTTACAACTTAGAAGGCAGACCACACTAATGGAAAAAAGATAGGGGAAGagaacaatgagaaaaaaaagaaaaaaagaaattcctaacaaccaggaaaggCCAAAAACTATGTCAAAATAAACTATGATCTCATGTCTACTGTCCATGCATCCATGTTTGATTCCAGTTTTTCTCTGTAGCATTACCAATTTCGCTCACAGCTATGCCTTTACTTATTGTCTAAAAACCCTGGAAGATTCAAGAAAGTTCATTTAGATACCtaaatattttcctttccaaCTGTGATTCAACAAGGACTAGACACTAGACAGTTGGTTTTTTCAGGAATTATAGTTTTACTATAACTATAGAATTATAGTTCTGAGCCCCTTGTTGTCTCTGGAATGAATGCATCAATTCCATTTGTATGCACACCTTCTTTGTAAACTTAGGTAGGACACATACTatacatagtgatttttaaacaatatatttaaaaaggcaaCATACTGTACCAATGTACTAAAAAAAGGGAATTGTTTAATCAGTATATACTGTACTACCCATGTTGATATATGATTGCGACACTATTAATGAATGGTCACTATTTTTGAGTCCCTAGATATAAAACTCATACCAAAGATACTTTTTGCTAAATAATCTATGAAATGTTTGATGTTCTTTTTCAAGCTACGCTATATCTTCCAATTCTATAAGAGCTAacaccttccttcctttctctctctctttctctctttgttttctaAGCAGGTGATAGTCCTCCAGATGAGAAGAATACTCCTGGGCTTGAAGAATCAAAAACTGGAATGGAAATTAAAATAGAGGAACATAAGCCACTAAAAGAATCTGCTGAAATGCCAGAATGGAACAAAAGCAGCAGTAACGATATAAAGATAATTGAATCACTGCCAGATCATTTGAATGAACAGCAGAAGAGGcagcagctttctgtttctgatCGCCATGTCTATAAATATCGTTGCAACCATTGTAGCTTGGCTTTTAAGACTATGCAGAAGCTTCAGATACATTCCCAGTATCACGCTATCCGGGCTGCTACCATGTGTAGCCTTTGCCAACGTAGCTTCCGTACATTCcaggctttaaaaaaacatttggaagctgGCCATCCAGAACTCAGTGAAGTTGAAATTCAGCAGCTGTGTGCATCTTTACCTGTAAATGGTGAACTCTGGACAGAAAATGAAAGTATGGCACCAGATGAACCTGCACTAGAGCAAGATATAGAAAGGGAATATGAGGTGGACCAGGAAGGTAAAGCAAGTCCTGTAGGAAGTGATAGCAGCTCGATTCCAGATGAAATGGGCTCAGAGCCAAAGCGGACCTTACCTTTTAGAAAAGGGCCAAATTTTACTATGGAAAAGTTTCTAGATCCTTCTCGTCCCTATAAATGCACAGTGTGCAAAGAGTCTTTCACTCAAAAGAACATTCTTTTGGTCCATTATAATTCAGTGTCTCATTTACATAAACTCAAAAAGGTGTTGCAGGAAGCATCAAGTCCTGTCCCTCAAGAAGCCAACAGCAGCACTGACAACAAACCCTATAAATGCAGCATTTGTAATGTCTCTTACAGCCAAAGTTCTACACTGGAAATCCACATGAGATCTGTACTTCATCAGACTAAGGCAAGGGCTGCAAAATTAGAGCCAAGCAGTAATACATTGAGTGGAAGTAGTGTAGCAGGGAACGTTAATAGTCCTAGCCAAGGATCAGTAGAGGCTACAAGCTTACCAGCAGTTAACAGCAAAGAAACTCACCTAGATGccaaagaattaaataaaaaacaggctCCTGAATTAGTTTCTGCTCAGCCTACACATCATCCTCCACAGTCACCAGCACAACTGCAGATGCAACTCCAGCATGAATTGCAGCAGCAAGCAGCTTTCTTTCAACCACAATTCCTGAACCCTGCATTTTTGCCTCATTTCCCTATGACACCAGAGGCATTGTTGCAATTTCAACAGCCACAGTTTCTTTTTCCATTCTATATTCCCGGGACTGAGTTCAGTTTGAGTCCTGATCTGGGTTTACCTGGTTCTGCCGCTTTTGGTATGCCTGGAATGGCAGGTATGGCAGGTTCGCTACTAGAAGACTTAAAACAGCAGATGCAAACTCAGCACCATGTTGGTCAAACCCAGCTACAGATATTACAGCAACAGGCACAACAGTATCAAGTTACACCACCTCAGATTCAGTCCcaaaagcaacagcagcaacagacTAATAAGTTGgtaaaagcagaacaaaatagtGTGGTAAATGCAGAATGCCAGATGGTGAAGGATATGCCCTTAGCTAAGGAATCTGAAGAGATTtctgagaaacaagaaaaaccaaAGCAAGAATTCACAGGTGACAGTGAAGggctgaaagaaaacaaagaaataaagaagcagAAGTCCTCAGAACCAATTATCCCACCACCTAGAATTGCTTCTGGGGCAAGAGGAAATGCAGCCAAAGCTTTATTAGAAAATTTTGGCTTTGAGTTGGTTATTCAGTATAATGAGAATAGGCAGAAGGTGCAGAAGAAAAGTAAAACTGGTGACTGTGAAAATACAGACAAACTGGAATGTACAGCATGTagtaaattattttcaaacataCTTATACTGAAGAGTCATCAGGAACATGTTCATGGTCAGTTCTTCCCATATGGTGCACTAGAAAAGTTTGCCTGTCAATACAGGGAGGCATATGACAAGCTTTATCCCatttcaccatcttctccagaaccacccccacccccacctccacccccacccccacctgcaaCTCCTTCGCAACCTTCATCTAGCTCTGGAAAAATTCAGAGCTTAACTCCCACTCCTCTTCAAGCTCCACCACCAAcacctcctccaccacctcctccgccaccacctcctcctccaccacctccacCTTCTGCTCCACCATCAGTGCAGCTGCCAGTATCTTTAGATCTTCCGCTTTTCCCTCCAATTATGATGCAGCCAGTGCAACACCCAGCATTGCCTCCCCAGCTTGCCCTTCAATTACCACCAATGGATGCTTTATCTGCAGATCTTACTCAGCTTTGCCAGCAACAGCTAGGATTAGATCCAAATTTTCTACGACACTCTCAGTTCAAGCGTCCCCGTACCAGAATCACAGATGACCAACTGAAAATCCTGCGAGCATATTTTGACATTAATAATTCTCCCAGTGAAGAACAAATTCAAGAAATGGCTGAGAAATCTGGCCTTTCACAAAAAGTTATTAAACATTGGTTTCGAAATACCTTATTTAAGGAACGACAGAGAAACAAAGATTCTCCATACAATTTTAGTAACCCTCCTATAACTGTTTTGGAAGATATCAGAATTGAACCACAACCCAGTTCTTTAGAACATTACAAATCTGACTCATCTTTAAGCAAGCGATCATCTCGAACTAGATTTACTGATTACCAGTTGAGAGTGTTACAAGACTTTTTTGATACAAACGCTTATCCAAAAGATGATGAAATTGAACAACTTTCAACTGTACTTAACTTACCTACTCGTGTTATTGTTGTATGGTTCCAAAATGCACGGCAAAAGGCTCGTAAAAGCTATGAGAATCAAGCTGAAACTAAAGATAATGAGAAAAGGGAACTCACCAACGAAAGATACATTAGGACTAGTAACATGCAGTATCAGTGTAAAAAATGTAGTGTTGTTTTTCCTAGGATTTTTGACTTAATTACTCATCAGAAAAAGCTGTGTTATaaggatgaagatgatgatgccCAAGATGAAAGTCAAACAGAAGATTCAATGGATGCCACAGATCAAACTCTTTATAAGAACTGTACACTTTCTGGCCCATCAGACTCATCTAAAAGTATGGCTCTAACAGCAACAGCAAGCTCTGGATCTGGTTCTAGTACTCCTTTAATGCCATCACCCAAACCTGAACCGGAAAAAAACTCTCCCAAACCTGACTTAACAGAAAAGCCAAAGCAAAATGATACCACACCTAAACAAGTTGAGACTTCCTCCCAAAGCAACAAATCAATGCAGTCTACACTAACATCTTCCTCTGATCCACAGCCCTCAGCTCCTCAAGCACAGCAACACAAACAATCCCAAATAGGAGGCAGACCACCTTCTACATCGCAAGCTACGCCTGTTCCTTCCAGCCCTTTAACAATTTCAATGGCTTCTCTTCAAAATAGTCTACCTCCTCAGTTACTGCAGTACCAATGTGACCAGTGTACAGTTGCCTTTCCCACTTTAGAACTTTGGCAGGAACACCAACACATGCATTTCTTAGCAGCACAGAATCAATTCCTTCATTCTCAGTTTTTAGAAAGGCCTATGGATATGCCCTATATGATATTTGATCCTAACAGCCCTTTGATGACAGGGCAGTTGCTGAATAGTTCTTTGGCTCAGATGGCACCACAAGTAGGTTCAACTCATGCAACTCACCATACTGCTTCAGTTCCTGGCTCACTTAAAAGAAAACTGGATGATAAGGAAGATAACAACTGTAgtgaaaaagagggaggaaacaGTGGTGAGGACCAGCACCGGGATAAACGATTGAGGACTACAATTACTCCAGAGCAACTGGAAATACTCTATGAAAAATACCTTTTGGATTCCAATCCTACCCGAAAAATGCTAGATCATATTGCACGTGAAGTAGGTCTTAAAAAGAGGGTTGTACAAGTCTGGTTTCAAAACACAAGAGCTCGAGAAAGAAAAGGGCAGTTTCGTGCAGTGGGGCCAGCCCAGTCTCATAAAAGATGTCCTTTTTGCCGAGCATTGTTTAAAGCAAAGTCAGCTTTAGAAAGTCATATTCGCAGTCGACACTGGAACGAAGGAAAGCAGGCGGGTTATAGTTTGCCACCGAGTCCTTTAATAGCCAATGAAGATGGAGGGGAGAGCCcacaaaaatacatgttttttgaTTATCCGTCATCTTTAACAAAAATTGATTTATCAAGTGAAAATGAATTAGCTTCTACTGTCTCAACTCCTGTTAGTAAAACTGCAGAAATGTCACCGAAGAATCTTTTAAGTCCTTCTTCTTTCAAAGCAGAatgcaatgaagatattgaaaatcTTAATGCTGCTCCTGTTGATAGTTGTTGTGATCAGAATAAAACTGACTTTGATGAAACTTCATCAATTAATACTGCAATTAGTGATGCTACAACAGGAGATGAAGGAAACAATGAAACAGAAAGTATGAGTGGTGGTTCAAGAGACATGAAATCTACATCAACTCCTAAAGAGCCAAAAAGTATTCTAAATGACAATTTGCCAAAAAACACAAACATGCCTAATATGGAGAACAGTGATGATAAGTTTTTATTCTCTCTGACGAGCCCATCAATCCATTTAAGTGACAAAGATGGTGACCATGACCAAAGTGTTTACATTGGTGATGATCCTGATGATAATGCTGATCGCAGTGAAACATCAAGCATAGCTGATCCAAGTTCACCTAATCCATTTGGAGCAAGCAATCCCTTTAAATCTAAAAATAGCGATCGGCCTGGTCACAAACGATTTCGGACACAAATGAGTAATTTACAGCTTAAGGTCCTGAAGGCTTGCTTTAGTGACTATCGGACTCCAACCATGCAGGAATGCGAAATGCTGGGGAATGAGATTGGCCTGCCCAAACGTGTGGTTCAGGTTTGGTTTCAAAATGCtcgagcaaaagaaaagaaattcaaaattaaCATAGGGAAGCCATTTATGATCAATCAGAATGCAACTGATGGATCAAGACCAGAGTGTTCTCTATGTGGGGTGAAGTATTCTGCACGTTTGTCCATAAGAGACCATATATTTTCCAAACAACATATAACAAAAGTGCGAGAAACTGTGGGAAGTCAGCTGGACCGGGAAAAAGACTACTTAGCTCCTACAACTGTTAGACAGCTGATGGCACAGCAAGAATTGGATCGTATTAAAAAGGCTACAGATGTTTTAGGCTTAACAGTACAGCAGCCAGGCATGATGGACAGCAGTTCGCTTCATGGAATCAGTTTGCCAGCAGCTTACCCAGGACTGCCTGGCCTTCCTCCAGTTCTTCTACCTGGAATGAATGGTCCATCTTCCTTAACTGGATTTCCTCAAAGTTCAAACAGTAAGTaaacataaaaagaagaaaaagttagtATTCTTAAGACAAAGTTGGTACATTATTTGCCCTTCTGTCATTTATGTGACTGTGCACCAGAAAAATAATGTGTTCAGAACCTGCTGTCAGCAGATCCTTCCTAACCTGGATATTCTGCTCCAGCAAAGAGGAACAGGGGACAGTAATGTCGTCAGGGCGGTCAAAATCTGCAGGATGGGGAGCAGGAGCTTGGCATCATAGTCTAAGTCTTGCCTTTGTTGTATGTGTGTCAACATCACATGGCATGCACAAAAGAGGGCAGGGCTTGGATTGCAACATCATGCCCACCGTCTTGCAGGTTTTAACCCGTCCTGCTCCTAGTGTGGGCAGATTCAGTCTTTACCAATTCCCTTACCCATGTAATTCTCTATGCATCCCATAAACTGCTCCAAGAGATTGGAGGACTTTCCAAAACATCATAGTAGATAATACTAGGGACTGCAGAGAGATAGGTACTTGAtgtcagaaaataaacaaaaatctaGAATCCATCCAGGATTTATAACAGTTTGAATTTTAATTAGCTGAAATTTTGTCAATATTGTGTTTTTCAAGTAAAATGACATTAAATGTAATGTATATTTTAAGTAACAATTTTTATGGCAATTAAATAATATCCTTAACTAGAACATAACACATACTTACCAGTTCATCCAATAAAATCCTGATAACCATATATTTTAATCAATATACCATATACATTTGACatactttaaaacattttactGAGTATAGGCAAATTCAGGGATGGCATTAGTAACTGAGGCAAGCTCATTCAAGTGATAATGGGAGCTTGTACACTAATAGCTTGTTCTCTGGGGTTTAACTCTATCCACCTAAAGCTGCAATTGAAACAATtgcattgaaatcagtgggacttctAAATAATCATGGTAAAGACTGAGATAaaagtaattgtattttatttaattcacaaCAATGATTTGTCCTGATCTCAGTAACTCAGTATCTCAATCTAAGGTGCTAGATTGTAATGAATTTATATATTTGAGCATAAATTCTAGGTAGCAAGCTTTATGTAGTTGCAAAAATGCAAGTAGAAAAATTACATATCTACGAAATATTTATTTCCAGATGATTCTTGATTTGAAGATTCATCTGTTTGATTTGAAGATTCGTCTGTTTGGTTAGTTTCTGTagtaattattataataaaaattattataataaaaataaaaattattataaaattattataatacaAATTATAATACAAATTTCACATCTGAGTTAGTGTCACTGATACAGACTTTTTACCTCCCATTATTATTATGTGGCTTATGATTAGACTAAAACTATTCAAATGTCAGGTTTGAGGTCTGTGCTATTAATTGCCAGCACTAAGATTGTAGCAATTACACCGTTTCCATACAGCTTTATTCTAACTGATGGTAGCCATTCCATTGATTGCCTTATCCAACATCCTTGCCTtagttcataattttttttttcaaaatgggaaattttcccttctgtttttgtgtaataaaattaaaagagTGCATCTTTTGTTAAGTGCACACAAGTAACACATATACAAAACTGTATATTAAAGATGCTAAGTGGTATCTATAGGAttttaaacttaaaagaaaactaaaatatatttactCAGAATAATCCTTTTCATTAGTTGGTGagtgtagattttaaaaaaaaacagattatagAAGTCCAGTCTATACATGAAAATGAACTTCCTTAATCAGATGAGCCCATTGTAGGACCATATTGCAAAGCCAAATCCTTCAGAAACATCTTTGCTGGCAGATAAACACCTCATGGCATGGACTTTAATTTCTGGTGTTATATTCAGTCTCCAAACTTTACACATTAATTTTCTGAGAACAAATACTCAGATTTTGGAAGAAGAATAAGTCTTAACTCTGATTCAGAATAAATGCTGGAAAGATGGTTCTCTGGATTTTTCAGAACTCTTCTCCTTGAAGAATATTTATGGAAGATGAGCTTAACTTCCTGACTGagctgttattattgttattacctCCTCCAGCTCTCAATCCTCATACTAATTTACTGGTTAAGCCATTTTCTACTTACAGAGTATTGGTAACTGGAACTGGTAAAAACAATCTGCAGGCCAGAAAGGAGTTGTATGAGACAACTGGGGAATACTGTTGCTCTTTCAGAGTAGATCTGAGGACTATATAGGTAAAAATATCTAATAGCCTTCATTTTGTTAGGAAGGAATAGAAACTTTCTCTACCCCTTCCTCCTCTGACATCTGACATTGTTAGCCAAGACTTCACTCTAAAACTGTTCAAAGCACTGACCTGTGATCAAGAGATGACAATTAAAAGAATGTCAGGCTCTATCAGAGATTTCTGTTCTCCGTCTCTGTGGCTCTGAGGATGCAACAATATGCATAACACGTTTCAGTTGTCAGAAATGGGACCAAAGTGCACAAACTGTTAAACACTGAAGTTCAAGACAATACTTCCCTACTGTCCTTGGATCAGCTAATTTGTGTATCAATAGGTGACATAAATATTGAAGATCTATGTGCAGACTAAGCCTTATTACTTGCAGGTTATTTCTAGTTACTGGACATATGGATCAGCCCTCTGAGTTATGAATATCAGTTAAGAGTGAGGCAGAGCACTTTCAACTGATGTGGCTAATCTCTTTGTATAAATGCTAAGTAAATATATATCTTGAGACATTTCATTCTTCCATATGCTAAATAAACCCTCTATCCTATCTTTATTACCCAGAAAATATATGTTCCTAATGGCTCTTAATGGAATAGTGGAAGTGAAAGGAAAAGAGTAGATTATATTAAACTTTCATTAGTGAAAAGTACTCCTCCTCCACAGTTCTTTAATATATGCTCATTGCTGATATGCTTCATATCTTATTAACCCACTTCAACATCTTGTTTTGCTGTGGGCAGCAGTTCCCATCTGTGTCTGACGCAAAGAGAGAAGTTTAATCAGAATCTTCTTTCTTTCAGTCCACTTTCTGCCCTGATCCTGGTTATGATCCCTTAGTCTAGTTTTTTCACCTACAGTCTTGCCTACCTGCTTCCAAAAATTATCCTAACATAGACTTAAAATATGATACTATACATAATACCTCTGAATGTAAATAGGCAACTATATCTTCTTGACTTTCTTTAATGTTATGACCAAATAGGCAGATAATTTATCAAATTCTCTTTGAGCATGTTTGCAAttaattatttgtataaatatctCCATAATTAAAATAGGTATTTTCATTAGCATTGCTCAGTTTTGTTTTTCAGGTGACCATTATTCTACTTAACAAATACAGCTAAGTAGGTTCTAGCCTTATGCCCCCATTCAGTTATTAGCCCTTGATGTGTCAGAAGACTACTCAAAAAGCCATTGTTATGTAttggtatgtatgtgtatgtttttgtatgtatgtgcaagtgtgtgtgtgtgtgtatgagtcaATGATTTGGAAAATTTACAGAGCAATTTTAGTCATATCATCTCAAGCTTAAGCATCAATCATTTCATTTGGATTTATTCACTGGTAATGGGCTATCCTTGTAGCtttaatttgttttctgaatGCTAAAATATATATCCACACCATTAATTGCCACAATCTGAAAGTCATTGAAATTTGTTTAAACATGATGTATCAAGGAAAATTAACAAAAGATGTCATAATGATTGGACAAGTCAACTTGCCCaagaaaagaacaaatgaaacaaatccAATCATTATGGTCATATATTTAGTACTCACATAATTTAGACAGAAAATTGTTAATGTTTATATCTGTAATAAACTTTTCTAACTAATCTTACAATATTTGAAATATGATGATCTTCACTGTTAACATTTCTTGATTAACTGCTGTGTACTTGAACTTTTGATTAGTATCTGCTTTGTCTATAGAACAGTTGTTGAccatccagtttttaaaaaaatcttcatttgacATATGGGCAAGCTAGATGCTTGTGTACTTTATGAGAAAACCAAAgaaggatattatttatttattatttaaataatacattCTCCCAATAGATTATCATTCTTATAGTTTCTTATTATCAAAAATAACTATATGCATTTTACTAAAAACTTATTCTAATATAATtaaattttcattaaaataaattaaaatttaatgaaGTCTTAAAAGTATTTTTCTATTATGTATGTGTTATGCCATCTTCAGATTTTTAACAGAGGCCATCTAAAGACTGCTTAATAACTATATATTTTAGCTTCCCATGAAATAAAAGTGATGATTCTGTAACAAACATTAAATAGTTGCCTTATAAATCTGATAGCCTCTTCCTCTGAGTTCTAATTACTTTATACTAAGAACTGTTAAGcaccagcatattgatgacatcAGCACCATTCATGCTGTTGGGTCTAGGGTTGTTACTTTTCTAGTGTCAGACATACACTGATCCTAGAAGATGCTTTAAGCCCTAATTTTTTATGTATTACCTTATTTTTCCCTGCAGCAGcctcttaaaatttattttccacaGTTTTCTGGCCAGTTACATACAGTAGATCATAAACACTGCTTTTTCAGGAGCCAATAAAAATAGAATACTGTATAGACAAAGTTGCCTAAAACTGGCATTTTAAGTGTAACAAGAAATTCCTCATGCTTATTTTTGCTAAGTATACAGGCAAACCCAACACaaagtattttttattaaattgtaAACTGTGTCCCAAGTCAGTAAAGACAATTGCTGCTGTATATACCCAGTACATATAAAAATCAGGTTCATTTCAAATTTGTGTTCATAAGATGATAGCTTTATACTGTCATCCTCTACATATCTTCTCAGAAACAATTTACACCAATACATTAaataggacttacttctgagtagccATGTGTAAGTGATA encodes:
- the ZFHX4 gene encoding zinc finger homeobox protein 4 — its product is METCDSPTISRQENGQSTSKLCGTTQLDNEVPEKVAGMEPDRENSSTDDNLRTDERKSEILLGFSVENAAATQVTSAKVIPCNECATSFSSLQKYMEHHCPNARLPVLKDDNESEISELEDSDVENLTGEIVYQPDGSAYIIEDSKESGQNAQTGANSKLFSTALFLDSLTSAGEKNDQSASAPVSFYPQIINTFHIASSLGKPFTADQAFPNTSALAGVGPVLHSFRVYDLRHKRDKDYLTSDGSAKNSCVSKDVPNNVDLSKFDGCVSDGKRKPVLMCFLCKLSFGYIRSFVTHAVHDHRMTLNEEEQKLLSNKYVSAIIQGIGKDKEPLISFLEPKKSTSVYPHFSTTNLIGPDPTFRGLWSAFHVENGDSLQAGFAFLKGSASTAGSAEQPVGLTQMPKAEVNLGGLPSLVANTPITSVSLSHSSSESNRISESKDQENNCERQNDSNTLHSNGEFPIKSEPVEDDDDTYSNELDDDEVLGELADSIGSKDFPLLNQSISPLSSSVLKFIEKGTSSSSATVSDDKDKKKQTSALTHSSNVTSNYSISGKDFLDGSASKESTTTLHPNETVRGDEDSSVTPHQHSFTPSTTGAGDGSPGSGIECPKCDTVLGSSRSLGGHMTMMHSRNSCKTLKCPKCNWHYKYQQTLEAHMKEKHPEPGGSCVYCKTGQPHPRLARGESYTCGYKPFRCEVCNYSTTTKGNLSIHMQSDKHLNNVQNLQNGNGEQVYGHTTPAPNPSLSSCGTPSPSKPKQKPTWRCEVCDYETNVARNLRIHMTSEKHMHNMMLLQQNMKQIQHNLHLGLAPAEAELYQYYLAQNIGLTGMKLENPADPQMMINPFQLDPATAAALAPGLVNNELPPEIRLASGQLMGDDLSLLTAGELSPYISDPALKLFQCAVCNKFTSDSLEALSVHVSSERSLPEEEWRAVIGDIYQCKLCNYNTQLKANFQLHCKTDKHMQKYQLVAHIKEGGKTNEWRLKCIAIGNPVHLKCNACDYYTNSVDKLRLHTTNHRHETALKLYKHLQKHESEVNPESCYYYCALCDYSTKIKLNLVQHVRSVKHQQTEGLRKLQLHQQGLAPEEDNFSDIFFVKDCPPNEFEEQVEDAEGSAKSSSVAVADDKDTCEKERNKSEGRKASKDSGINTPEKEPKVNIAAGEQPLLPAKEDGPSKKTKYSEENKFGHDQFYQCPYCNYNSRDPNRIQMHVLSQHSMQPVICCPLCQDVLSNKMHLQLHLTHLHSVSPDCVEKLLMTVPVPDMMMPNSMLLPTVASEKSDCDATSTSLRAEGSGKYSAGDSPPDEKNTPGLEESKTGMEIKIEEHKPLKESAEMPEWNKSSSNDIKIIESLPDHLNEQQKRQQLSVSDRHVYKYRCNHCSLAFKTMQKLQIHSQYHAIRAATMCSLCQRSFRTFQALKKHLEAGHPELSEVEIQQLCASLPVNGELWTENESMAPDEPALEQDIEREYEVDQEGKASPVGSDSSSIPDEMGSEPKRTLPFRKGPNFTMEKFLDPSRPYKCTVCKESFTQKNILLVHYNSVSHLHKLKKVLQEASSPVPQEANSSTDNKPYKCSICNVSYSQSSTLEIHMRSVLHQTKARAAKLEPSSNTLSGSSVAGNVNSPSQGSVEATSLPAVNSKETHLDAKELNKKQAPELVSAQPTHHPPQSPAQLQMQLQHELQQQAAFFQPQFLNPAFLPHFPMTPEALLQFQQPQFLFPFYIPGTEFSLSPDLGLPGSAAFGMPGMAGMAGSLLEDLKQQMQTQHHVGQTQLQILQQQAQQYQVTPPQIQSQKQQQQQTNKLVKAEQNSVVNAECQMVKDMPLAKESEEISEKQEKPKQEFTGDSEGLKENKEIKKQKSSEPIIPPPRIASGARGNAAKALLENFGFELVIQYNENRQKVQKKSKTGDCENTDKLECTACSKLFSNILILKSHQEHVHGQFFPYGALEKFACQYREAYDKLYPISPSSPEPPPPPPPPPPPPATPSQPSSSSGKIQSLTPTPLQAPPPTPPPPPPPPPPPPPPPPPSAPPSVQLPVSLDLPLFPPIMMQPVQHPALPPQLALQLPPMDALSADLTQLCQQQLGLDPNFLRHSQFKRPRTRITDDQLKILRAYFDINNSPSEEQIQEMAEKSGLSQKVIKHWFRNTLFKERQRNKDSPYNFSNPPITVLEDIRIEPQPSSLEHYKSDSSLSKRSSRTRFTDYQLRVLQDFFDTNAYPKDDEIEQLSTVLNLPTRVIVVWFQNARQKARKSYENQAETKDNEKRELTNERYIRTSNMQYQCKKCSVVFPRIFDLITHQKKLCYKDEDDDAQDESQTEDSMDATDQTLYKNCTLSGPSDSSKSMALTATASSGSGSSTPLMPSPKPEPEKNSPKPDLTEKPKQNDTTPKQVETSSQSNKSMQSTLTSSSDPQPSAPQAQQHKQSQIGGRPPSTSQATPVPSSPLTISMASLQNSLPPQLLQYQCDQCTVAFPTLELWQEHQHMHFLAAQNQFLHSQFLERPMDMPYMIFDPNSPLMTGQLLNSSLAQMAPQVGSTHATHHTASVPGSLKRKLDDKEDNNCSEKEGGNSGEDQHRDKRLRTTITPEQLEILYEKYLLDSNPTRKMLDHIAREVGLKKRVVQVWFQNTRARERKGQFRAVGPAQSHKRCPFCRALFKAKSALESHIRSRHWNEGKQAGYSLPPSPLIANEDGGESPQKYMFFDYPSSLTKIDLSSENELASTVSTPVSKTAEMSPKNLLSPSSFKAECNEDIENLNAAPVDSCCDQNKTDFDETSSINTAISDATTGDEGNNETESMSGGSRDMKSTSTPKEPKSILNDNLPKNTNMPNMENSDDKFLFSLTSPSIHLSDKDGDHDQSVYIGDDPDDNADRSETSSIADPSSPNPFGASNPFKSKNSDRPGHKRFRTQMSNLQLKVLKACFSDYRTPTMQECEMLGNEIGLPKRVVQVWFQNARAKEKKFKINIGKPFMINQNATDGSRPECSLCGVKYSARLSIRDHIFSKQHITKVRETVGSQLDREKDYLAPTTVRQLMAQQELDRIKKATDVLGLTVQQPGMMDSSSLHGISLPAAYPGLPGLPPVLLPGMNGPSSLTGFPQSSNTLTPPNAGMLGFPTSATSSPALSLSSVPSKSLLQTPPPPPPPPPPQPSTSSLSGQQTEQQNKESEKKHTNKPHKVRKIKEEELEANKPEKHPPKEEKISSALSVLGKVVGETHVDPNQLQALQNAIAGDPASFIGGQFLPYFIPGFASYFTPQLPGTVQGGYLPPVCGMDSLFPYGPAVPQTIAGLSPGTLLQQYQQYQQNLQDSLQKQQKQQEQQQKQVQAKSSKVENDQPQNSSDASETKEDRSSAMESTKEEPQLDSKSADFTDSHIVPFVKYEFICRKCQMMFTDEDAAVNHQKSFCYFGQPMIDPQETVLRVPVSKYQCLACDVAISGNEALSQHLQSSLHKEKTIKQAMRNAKEHVRLLPHSVCSPNPNTTSTSQSAASSNNTYPHLSCFSMKSWPNILFQASARKAASSPSSPPSLSLPSTVTSSLCSTSGVQTSLPTESCSDESDSELSQKLEDLDNSLEVKAKPASGLDGNFNSIRMDLFSV